A region from the Colwellia sp. PAMC 21821 genome encodes:
- the aceE gene encoding pyruvate dehydrogenase (acetyl-transferring), homodimeric type, which produces MSELPNLDIDSMETQEWLESMESVLEKEGPERAHFLLEKLIDRARRSGTHLPFDAKTAYVNTIPPGLEPHMPADQTIESRIRAAIRWNALVLVLRASKKDLELGGHIGSFASSSTLYDVGFNHFFKASSEKDGGDFIFAQGHISPGIYARAFMEGRLTEEQMNNFRQECDGKGLSSYPHPHLMPDFWQFPTVSMGLGPLQAIYTARFLKYLTDRGIKDCSGQRVYCFLGDGETDEPESLGAIGLATREGLDNLTFVINCNLQRLDGPVRGNGKIIQELEGTFRGAGWEVVKVIWGSYWDALIARDTSGKLLQLMNETVDGEYQNCKAKGGKYTRENFFNKYPETAALVANMSDQDIWRLNRGGHDPVKVYAAYEKAMNTKGRPTVILAKTVKGFGLGASGEALNIAHNVKKMDVDSLKHYRNRFNIPVSDEEIADLPFFKFPEDSEEYKYMKARREALGGSLPARRQQAEESLDIPALKIFEPILKGSGEREVSSTMTFVRVLNSLLKDKKIGKRIVPIIPDEARTFGMEGLFRQVGIYASEGQKYVPQDADQVAYYREDKKGQVLQEGINELGAMASWVASGTSYSTCNATTIPFYIYYSMFGFQRVGDLAWAAADSQARGFLLGATAGRTTLNGEGLQHQDGHSHVQAGLIPNCVTYDPTYGYEIAVIVREGLRRMYEENENIFFYLTLMNENYQHPAMPENKDVEDEIIKGIYQLERVEAKKAKANVQLMGSGTILQKVRQAAQILSADYGVSSDVYSVTSFNELAREGQEVTRWNMLHPESKQKTAYISKIITAEKGPAIAATDYVKNYSDQVRAYIDTEYRVLGTDGFGRSDSRDNLRQHFEVDQNYIVVAALYELANRGEIKSKVVSEAIKRFNIDADKINPLYA; this is translated from the coding sequence ATGTCTGAGCTCCCAAATCTAGATATTGATTCAATGGAAACCCAAGAATGGTTGGAATCAATGGAGTCTGTGTTAGAAAAAGAAGGGCCAGAACGTGCTCATTTTCTACTTGAAAAATTAATCGATAGAGCCCGTCGTAGCGGTACACATTTACCGTTTGACGCCAAAACTGCTTATGTAAATACTATTCCACCAGGGTTAGAACCGCATATGCCGGCTGACCAAACAATAGAGTCACGTATTCGTGCTGCTATTCGTTGGAATGCTTTAGTGTTGGTATTACGCGCGTCTAAAAAAGATTTAGAGCTTGGTGGCCATATTGGTAGCTTTGCTTCTTCGTCTACTTTATATGATGTTGGTTTCAACCACTTCTTTAAAGCTTCATCTGAAAAAGATGGCGGCGACTTTATTTTTGCTCAAGGTCATATTTCTCCGGGTATTTATGCTCGTGCCTTTATGGAAGGCAGATTAACGGAAGAGCAAATGAATAACTTCCGTCAAGAGTGTGATGGTAAAGGTTTGTCTTCATACCCGCATCCGCATTTAATGCCTGACTTTTGGCAGTTCCCTACTGTTTCAATGGGCTTAGGTCCATTACAGGCTATTTATACTGCACGTTTCCTTAAGTACCTTACTGACCGTGGTATTAAAGATTGTTCAGGCCAACGTGTTTATTGTTTCCTAGGTGATGGTGAAACTGATGAGCCAGAATCGTTAGGTGCTATCGGCCTTGCAACGCGTGAAGGTTTAGATAACTTAACATTTGTTATCAACTGTAATTTACAGCGTTTAGATGGTCCTGTTCGTGGTAATGGTAAAATTATTCAAGAACTTGAAGGTACATTCCGCGGCGCAGGCTGGGAAGTTGTTAAAGTAATTTGGGGTTCTTACTGGGATGCATTAATTGCCCGCGATACTTCAGGTAAATTACTACAGTTAATGAACGAAACGGTTGATGGTGAATACCAGAACTGTAAAGCCAAAGGCGGTAAGTACACACGCGAAAACTTCTTTAACAAGTATCCTGAAACAGCAGCGCTAGTCGCGAATATGTCTGATCAAGATATTTGGCGTTTAAACCGTGGTGGTCATGATCCTGTTAAAGTTTATGCGGCTTATGAAAAAGCGATGAACACCAAAGGTCGTCCAACGGTTATTCTTGCTAAAACCGTTAAAGGTTTTGGTTTAGGTGCTTCAGGTGAAGCATTAAACATTGCGCATAACGTTAAGAAAATGGATGTTGATTCGCTTAAGCATTACCGTAATCGTTTTAATATTCCGGTAAGCGATGAAGAAATTGCTGACTTACCTTTCTTCAAGTTCCCAGAAGATAGCGAAGAATATAAGTACATGAAAGCACGTCGTGAAGCATTAGGTGGTTCATTACCTGCGCGTCGCCAACAAGCGGAAGAGTCACTTGATATTCCGGCATTAAAAATATTTGAGCCAATATTAAAAGGTTCAGGTGAGCGTGAAGTATCATCAACAATGACTTTTGTTCGTGTACTAAACAGCTTACTAAAAGATAAGAAAATCGGTAAGCGTATCGTGCCTATTATTCCTGACGAAGCGCGTACTTTTGGTATGGAAGGTTTATTCCGCCAAGTGGGTATTTATGCCAGCGAAGGTCAAAAATATGTTCCACAAGATGCTGACCAAGTGGCTTATTACCGTGAAGATAAGAAAGGCCAAGTATTACAAGAAGGTATTAACGAGCTAGGTGCTATGGCGTCTTGGGTTGCTTCGGGTACGTCTTATTCAACTTGTAATGCCACGACAATTCCATTTTACATTTACTATTCAATGTTTGGTTTCCAACGTGTTGGTGATTTAGCATGGGCAGCGGCAGATAGCCAAGCACGTGGTTTCTTATTAGGTGCTACTGCAGGTAGAACGACGCTTAACGGTGAAGGTTTACAACATCAAGATGGTCATTCACATGTGCAAGCGGGCTTAATTCCTAATTGTGTAACTTATGATCCAACTTACGGTTATGAAATTGCTGTTATCGTGCGTGAAGGTTTACGCCGTATGTACGAAGAAAATGAAAACATCTTCTTCTACTTAACGCTGATGAATGAAAACTATCAACATCCGGCTATGCCAGAAAATAAAGATGTTGAAGACGAAATCATTAAAGGTATTTACCAACTTGAACGTGTTGAAGCTAAAAAAGCTAAAGCCAACGTACAGTTAATGGGGTCAGGTACAATTTTACAAAAAGTTCGTCAAGCAGCACAAATTTTGTCGGCTGATTACGGTGTATCAAGTGACGTTTATTCTGTTACTTCATTCAACGAACTAGCACGTGAAGGACAAGAAGTAACGCGCTGGAACATGTTGCACCCTGAAAGCAAGCAAAAAACAGCCTATATTTCTAAGATAATTACGGCAGAAAAAGGCCCAGCCATTGCTGCAACAGATTATGTTAAAAACTATTCTGACCAAGTGCGTGCTTATATCGACACTGAGTATCGTGTATTAGGTACTGACGGTTTTGGCCGCAGCGATAGCCGCGATAACCTACGTCAACATTTTGAAGTTGATCAAAACTACATTGTTGTTGCTGCGCTTTATGAATTGGCAAACCGTGGTGAGATTAAAAGCAAAGTGGTAAGTGAAGCGATTAAACGCTTTAACATTGATGCTGACAAAATTAACCCGCTTTACGCGTAA